ACAGATCTCCCCGAATTGGGCACAGCCGCACTCAATACCTTGTCGATCGAGCAAGAAAATGTGCTGGGTGATGCTTATATGCGGATTCTGCGACAACAGCTGCCAATCATTACTGACCCAGTAATGAGTGAATACCTTACTGATGTTGGCAACCGCTTGGTCGCACACTCAGACAATGTCAAAACCCCATTTGAGTTCTTTCTCATTAATAACAATGAGATCAATGCTTTTGCCTTCTTTGGTGGCCACGTTGGGGTGCATACCGCACTGTTCCTGTTTGCCGGCAATGAAGGTGAACTGGCGTCAGTGCTTGCCCACGAAGTTGCCCACGTAACGCAACGTCACTTAGCGCGTTCGATTGAGGCGCAACAGAAGAACACTCCTGCAACCGTTGCCGGTGTCTTAGGATCTATCTTATTAGCTATGGCTGCCCCAGAAGCGGGGATTGCTGCGCTGCAATCAACACTAGCGTTAGGGCAACAGGCGCAGATCAACTACACCCGTATGAATGAGCAAGAAGCTGACCGAATTGGGATGAAAACACTGGTTGCGGCGGGTTACGATCCCTACGCCTTCCCAAGTTTTTTTGGCACCTTGGCCGCACAAACCCGTTTCGCCGCCAAGCCACCCGCCATTTTGCTGACTCACCCATTACCAGAATCGCGAATCACTGACAGTCGCAACCGAGCCGCGCGCTACCCTCGGCGACCGGTAGAAGACAGCTTAATGTTTCGATTAGCTAAAGCTCGGGTGCAGGTTCGCTATTCAAATTACAGCAACGAGTACGCTATTGATGTCTTTAGCCGCCAGCTCAAAGAGGTCGATCAGCGATTTAAGGCTGCCAGTGAATATGGTTTAGCACTAACCTATTTCAAAATGGGCCAATTGGATAAAGCCCAAACTTTAATCCGCCAACTGATAAAGCTCGATCCGTATAACCTATTTTATCTCGATACCTTTGCTGACGTCATGCTGGAAACCAAACAGTTTGATACCGCAATCAAACAACTAGAACAGGCTCGAAAGAACCGACCAGATAACGCCGTAATTGAGATCAACCTCGCTAATGCCCACCTAAAAAAGGGCGATTGGGAGACCGCCAGAAAGCTGTTAGAACGACAACGCAGCTTGGACCCAGAAAACAGCACCGTATATAGTTTACTGACCACCGTATATGGCCGCCTCAAGATGTCAGCAAAGAAGCATATCGCGCAAGCGGAGCTATTGGCATTGCGAGCAAATTACAGCAACGGCATAGACGAGTTGCAACGCGCTTATCGTCAAACCGATGACAATCCACTGCAACTGGCACGGATTGATGCCCGTATCAAGCAGATGCGTGTCGCCCAGCAGCAGCTCAACCAACTGAAATAACAATCTTCAAGGATGACTATGATTACCACCATCTGGCACAACCCGCGCTGTTCCAAAAGCCGACAAACACTTGAGCTGCTGCAACAGCAAGGTATCGAGCCTACGGTTGTAAAATATCTGGACGTCCCCCCTTCAGCAGCTGAGCTGACTCAGGTATTGGCCATGTTAGGCAAAAGCGCAATTGAACTCACCCGAGTTAAAGAGCAGCTAGTTAAAGAGTTGTCGCTCAACCTAACCGACTTATCCGAAACACAGCTGATTGAAACCCTTACTGCACACCCTAAATTGATAGAACGACCGGTAGTAATTCACGCCGGTAAAGCCGCAATTGGTCGGCCACCAGAATCGGTCTTAGGTCTATTCAAATGAGCACGATGTCGGCTCCAAGTCAGCGTTTGAAAGCCACTGCTGTTACCGGCTACCTATTATCGTTAGCCTTACTCAGTACTTGGTCTGTCATTGGACAAAGTAGCTATAGCGTTGCCTTTCAGTATGGATTATTGATCCCACTGCTGTTCCCAGCCGTTGGACTCCTCAAAGGCAAACCATATACTCACGCCTGGTCTGGCTTTGTGGCATCACTATACTTACTCAGTAGCGCCACCTCTTGGTGGGTTTACCCACAGGAGCGCATTATCGCTTCTGCAACCATTGTGGTGCTATTAATTTGGATCGTTGCCTCAACCTACTTTGCCCGTTCACGGGGACGTGAACTTGGCTTAGGGTTAAAGAAGCTAAAATCCTAACAATTGAGGAATACCGATGGTAAACAAATGGATAGGTTTGGCTTTGGTAACACTTTTAAGCGGATGCGGTGGCAGTGATGGTAGTGACGGCTCGTCTCCCCCTTCACTCGGCGATGGCGACGTTACCATCGTTGGTGCAACAACAATCACTCTCGGCGATGGCGCAGCTTTCTATGCTCAAGTCAGCGATGGCAGCAGTCGCCTTTATCAATATCAATGGCAACAATTGTCTGGCCCTGCCGTTAATATTGTCAATCCTATCAGCCCGATTGCTGCCTTTGCCACCACGCAAACAGGCAGCTATCAGTTGCAAGTCACCGTAGGGGATGCAACCGAAGTCGTTAGCTTTACGGTTGAAGGCAACGACGACACCATCAACAGCTATAGTGACCAACATGTGGTTAGCGGTGGTCGGGTTAGCCTTCGTGCGGAAGCGCTCGATGACAATGGCAACAATTACCCCGAAGATCTGAGTTGGGTCCAAACCGCAGGTCCTAGCGTTGCCGATCTCAGCTCTACCGATGCCACGGCCAACCAGCTCGCGACCTTTACTGCCCCAATGGTCAGTCAAGATACCTTACTCAGCTTTGAGTTAAACAGCAGTAGTGGCTTGGGTAGCGATGTAGTAACGGTGTTAGTATCAGCTGAGCCAGCCCCGGTAGATAACGCCTTTTTCGACCAACCTGTTGCCCGTATGACGCCATATATAGACGACTCGCCGTGGTCGACAGCGCTAGTACAATGCGTTTATAGCAATCAGATTAATTCCCCATGCAGTGTCGATGCACTGCCGTTGATAGGCCAAGTTTCTCCTGAGCCGAGTATTGACGATATTCTGGAACGGCTGGTAGTCTCGCATCCATGGATGGGCCAACAGTTTGAAAATTTACTGCGAGATAACGACCAATTTGGCGATTTTAGACGACTTTTGTCATCCGTTAGCGCCATTGTTATCAGCTCCGACATACGTCCATCGTTCTACTGGGTGGCTACCGGAGCCATCTACCTCGATCCCGCTAACCTATGGCAACAGCCGTGGCAGCGGGCGAGTATCAATGAAGATCCCGATTACCGTATCGGCTTTGGCTCTGAGCTCAGCTTCCTAACGCCATGGCGTTACGTCGATGGCGACAACTACGCTAGCCCATACTATTTGCCAGGAAACAAATCTCCCCGCCCTTGGGAGGATTTATCGTCGCAGCTCACCAGCTTGCTCTATCACGAATTGGCGCATGCCAATGACTACTTCCCTCGCTCAACTCACAATAGCATTAGTGAAGATACTCTGCTGGAGGCGTATTACGCTCGGGTTGAAAGCAGTGGTTTACCGTCAGATCTCCTAACCAGCAGCTACCCCCTTAACAGCTCCATCATGTTTGGCTTAGGTGAGGTGATGTTTTACGGTGCAGAACCGACCGAGGCGCAAAAATTGCTCCAGCCGGACGACGTCGCGGCCCAGTTTTTCAGCGACCGTGCCGCCGATGACTACGCCTACAGC
The genomic region above belongs to Ferrimonas lipolytica and contains:
- a CDS encoding M48 family metalloprotease; protein product: MKYIKRHYLAALLCCCSALYSATSAYAATDLPELGTAALNTLSIEQENVLGDAYMRILRQQLPIITDPVMSEYLTDVGNRLVAHSDNVKTPFEFFLINNNEINAFAFFGGHVGVHTALFLFAGNEGELASVLAHEVAHVTQRHLARSIEAQQKNTPATVAGVLGSILLAMAAPEAGIAALQSTLALGQQAQINYTRMNEQEADRIGMKTLVAAGYDPYAFPSFFGTLAAQTRFAAKPPAILLTHPLPESRITDSRNRAARYPRRPVEDSLMFRLAKARVQVRYSNYSNEYAIDVFSRQLKEVDQRFKAASEYGLALTYFKMGQLDKAQTLIRQLIKLDPYNLFYLDTFADVMLETKQFDTAIKQLEQARKNRPDNAVIEINLANAHLKKGDWETARKLLERQRSLDPENSTVYSLLTTVYGRLKMSAKKHIAQAELLALRANYSNGIDELQRAYRQTDDNPLQLARIDARIKQMRVAQQQLNQLK
- a CDS encoding DUF2069 domain-containing protein, with translation MSTMSAPSQRLKATAVTGYLLSLALLSTWSVIGQSSYSVAFQYGLLIPLLFPAVGLLKGKPYTHAWSGFVASLYLLSSATSWWVYPQERIIASATIVVLLIWIVASTYFARSRGRELGLGLKKLKS
- the arsC gene encoding arsenate reductase (glutaredoxin) (This arsenate reductase requires both glutathione and glutaredoxin to convert arsenate to arsenite, after which the efflux transporter formed by ArsA and ArsB can extrude the arsenite from the cell, providing resistance.), encoding MITTIWHNPRCSKSRQTLELLQQQGIEPTVVKYLDVPPSAAELTQVLAMLGKSAIELTRVKEQLVKELSLNLTDLSETQLIETLTAHPKLIERPVVIHAGKAAIGRPPESVLGLFK